The Calderihabitans maritimus sequence CCTGATTGACGGCGGAAACAACGATGACGGAAGCCTGATTGTAAACTATCTCAAGCAGGAAGGCGTCAAGAGGCTTGATCACGTTATCGGCACCCATCCCCATGAAGACCACATTGGCGGATTGGATGCCGCAATACGGAGCTTTGAGGTAGGCAAAGTATACTTTCCGAAGGTTGCTCACACCACTATAACCTTCGAAAACCTCTTGCTGGCAATTAAGGATAAAGACCTTAAAATTACCCCGGCTAAAGCCGGGGTTAAACTGGATGCCGGTCAGGGCGTAGAAGCGGTATTTGTCGCTCCCAACAGTTCCAGCTACGACGACCTGAACAACTACAGCGCAGTGCTTAAACTTACATACGGCAGCACCAGTTTCCTTTTCACCGGCGATGCCGAGGCGCAGTCCGAAGGCGAAATGCTGCGGGCTGGTTATAACCTCAGGGCCGATGTGCTTAAGGTGGGCCACCACGGCAGCAGTAGCTCTACAACGCCGGCCTTCCTCAAGGCCGTATCTCCAAAATATGCAGTCATCTCTGTGGGCAGGAACAACAAATATGGCCATCCTCACTTTGAGACCTTAGCCAAGCTTTCGGAAGCAGGAGTCCAGGTCTTCCGCACCGACCTGCAGGGGACTATTGTTGCCACCAGCGATGGGAAGACCGTTACCTTCAACAAGAAGGCCTCACCGCTTAAAGAGCGTGCGCCGGACAATTCTCACGCCGCCGATTCTTCCGCTCCCGTCACGTCGCCCGTTTCCGTTTCTTCTTCTGGCGGCGTGAAGATAGCGGGTATAGACCTGAAAGGCGAGGTGGTCACCATCAAGAACACCGGCGGTGCGGCGGTGGATATATCCGGCTGGAAGCTGGTCAGCGAGAAGGGTAATCAAACCTTCACCTTCCCGTCCAGGACGGTTATACCGGCTGGGGGGATACTGAAGGTTGTGAGCGGGCCGAATGCTCAGGCTGGTCCTAGCACGCTGGTGTGGACTAAAAGTTATATTTGGAACAACAAGGGCGACCCGGGAGCCCTTTATGATGCTCAAGGTAAGCTGGTTTCACGGTATGAATAATAGGGGGTCTAGTGCTCGTAATAGACTGGTTTCACGGTGAGATATCCCGGCTTTTATCATCATTTCCGTTTTACTACCCATATCCAACATTATGGGGACAATGCAATAGACATAGGAAATACGAGGCAAGGGCGGTGATAAACGATGATCAGGCGTATAGGCAAAAAGTTAAAAGAAGACAGCGGTTTTACGTTGGTTGAGATGATGGTTGTAGTGGTGATCCTGGGTACCCTGGCGGCGGTAGCTATCCCCAGCTTTACCGGGAAAGCGGACAAGGCCAAGCTGAACGCCGCTAAAGCCGATTTAAAAACTATTGGCACTGCGATTGAGCTGTATTATGTGAACTATAATGCTTATCCCGAAACTCTGAATGCCTTAGTAGGCGATTACATTTCTAAAATGCCTTATGATCCTTGGAATAACACACAATATAATTATGATAAAGACAACGACAAAGGCTATTATTACGTATGGGTTAAACCACCTAAAGGTGATGCGCTTTATTATCCAGATAACCCTACTTATGCCGCTGGTACCGGCGGCGTGGAGATAGCGGATATTGACCTAAAAGGCGAGGTGGTCACTATCAAGAACACCGGCGGTGCGGCGGTGGATATATCCGGCTGGAAGCTGGTCAGCGAGAAGGGTAACCAGACCTTCACCTTCCCGTCCGGGACGGTTATACCGGCCGGGGAGATACTGAAGATTGTGAGCGGGCCGAATGCTCAGGCTGGTCCTAGCACGCTGGTGTGGACTAAGAGGTATATCTGGAACAATAAGGGTGACCCAGGAGCCCTCTATGATGCTCAAGGTAAGCTGGTTTCACGGTATGAATAACAGGGGGTGGCGTAGTGCTTAAAATAGATCGGTTTGAGGGTGACATGGCGGTAATAGAGTATAACGGCAAAACTTTTGATCTGCCGCGGAGTCTTTTGCCGAAAGAGGCAAAAGAGGGCGATGTGCTTAAACTGTCGATTGAGGTCGATAAAGAGGAAACGGAAAAGCGCCGGAAGAAAATCGAAAAACTCATGGATGACTTATTTGAATGAAGTGGTCGCGGCACCTGGTTGAAGGTTAACAGTATTAACTTTATTTCAAGGAGGACTCGATGTTAGTACCAATTACTTTAGCTGACGGAATACGTGAAGATGATTCCGGCATAGAAGTATTAACATTTAAAGAACTTGGGATAATCTGGTACGATGGACAAAAAGCTTGTAGAAAAACAGAATACTTTGTTAAACAACTCAAAGAGCAAATTGCAGTTGCAGAAAGAATAGTTGAACAGTCCAAACAGGTAGTTTCAGGTAACAAAAACATTGTTGATAGGGTAGTAAGCCATTTCGATATCGAGGCAAGACCCATCAAGAAGGAGAAAACAATCTCAAAAATTCATCGTGCCGGTAAAACCTAGAAACAACCGCGGTAAAGTTATTGGTTTTGTCGGAAAATTTCAGAAAATCATTTGGCAATTTGAGTCCAAAACTTGACAAAGAACAACTAACCTATGAGTTAGATAATTTAGATTATTTGGAGGAAATAGATATGCGGGTTGGGATAGGTTACAACCAAAAATGTGATTCAGTATTGGCAGGACGGTTGGCAGCAGAGCAAGCCGTTGGGCAATCTGGAGAGCCTGCAATTACCTTTCTTTTTACTACGGAAAATTATGCTCAGGAGCTGGTATTGCAGGCCGTTAAGGAGGTTATCGGCAAGTCCAAATTGGTGGGGCTTTGTACGCCAGGAATTATTACTCGTGATGGGGTATTAGAGAAGGGTGTGGGAGTCTGTACAATTAGCGACTCTGAGATGCAGGTTGCGACGTGCTTGCAGGAAAATGTTAATCTATCTTCATGGGAAAGTGGAGAAGAAGCGGGACGAAAGTTACGCGCCAGCGGCATTGACTCCGGTACGGTATTTGTTTTTCCGGATGGATTTGCTACGAATATTTCCGACCTCATCAAAGGAATGTATAATGCTCTGGGGCCGAACTTTACCTATATCGGTGGAGGAACCGGGGATAATCTGAAATTTTTCAAGACCTATCAATTCACCGAACAGGGAGTCAGCAGTAATGCCCTTGCGGCTGCCCTTGTAAAGGGAATTAGTTTTCAAATTGGCATAGGTCACGGTTGGAAACCTGTTGGGCAACCAATGGTGATTACCAAAGCAAGTGGAAAAAAAGTTTATGAAATTGATGGGCGTCCGGCGTTTGAGGTATATTCTGAATGCTTGGGAGGCATTGACAAGGAAAGTTTCCCTTCCTACGGCATGAAATATCCCCTGGGTATACCCGCAGTGGGTGGATATTTCCTTATTCGTGACCCACTTAAAGTTGAGGAAGATAACAGTATAGTGTTTGTTACAGAAGTTCCACAAAACACCGTGGTAACGTTGATGGAGGGAACTGTCGAAAACCTCATTACAACTGCTGGAGAAGTAGCCAGTATTGCAGTAAGTGGTTTAGCATCGCCAGAGATAATATTTTTGTTTGATTGTGTTTCCCGCTATTTATTAATGGGCAAAGAATTTGAACAGGAATTGAAAGAGGTTATGAATGTCGTAGGACCAGAGGTACCTATGATAGGCATGCTTTCATTTGGTGAAGTGGGTACTTTTTCCGGAATTCCGTTTTTTCATAACAAAACTATCATTGTAGCTGTGGGGAGGTAGCTGATGTCTTTTGATACGTCAGAGCTTTTAATTTTGTATGATATCTTCTCCTTTTCCTTTCCAGCACGCGAGAAGGATTTAGTACGTGAAATAATTGAAAAATCAACCCGGCTGTTCGGAGTCCGCCGACTAGCCTTAATTACTGGTGACCGGGAGCACCGAAAGTGTTTAGGATATTGGGGTTTTCAAAGAGAATATGATGTCTGGGAAGAGATAGAAAAAGAGGGGGACAATCGTTTTTTATATTACTTGCGCAATGGAAAGTTGGGTTTATTGTATTTGGAGCAGGCGGATCCTCTTTCCAGTCGAGATAGACGTCTCTATACCATTTTTGCTCGCCGTGTTGAAGAGGTACTGAACGAACTCAAGCGAACAGAGGAATTAAAACGCTTCCGTGCCTTAATGGAGCAAATCAATGATGCCATCTTCTTGATTGATGCAAAAAACGGCAAATTTTTCGACGCTAACCAGACTGCCTGCAAATGGTTGGGCTGTAACCGGGACAAGCTTGCAAAAATGAGCGTGTTGGACATTCAATCAGATATAACTAAATCCTGGGAACAAATAATTCGAAAGGTGCGGGGAGCTAAAGAAGGCTTGACAGTAGAAGGTTGGTGCCGCCGCAAGAATGGACGCAAATTTCCGGTTTCGGTTAGCCTTCGGTTGATAGAGTTCGGTGAGGAAGAATGCATAGTAGCTGTTGCTCGCGACATCACCGAGCAAAAAC is a genomic window containing:
- a CDS encoding MBL fold metallo-hydrolase, translating into MVDALEVIIMFTSAVLLFFTAYHLLQRTGRGKRLVLFTLAAFIVTMIAAGCGVGGSNNFSVDKAAVEQSVSPPQQQGEKQISEVPASEEEQQPELSPSAESTVLQKQEPAEEKPATSGTLKVHFIDVGQADSILVQLPSGQNILIDGGNNDDGSLIVNYLKQEGVKRLDHVIGTHPHEDHIGGLDAAIRSFEVGKVYFPKVAHTTITFENLLLAIKDKDLKITPAKAGVKLDAGQGVEAVFVAPNSSSYDDLNNYSAVLKLTYGSTSFLFTGDAEAQSEGEMLRAGYNLRADVLKVGHHGSSSSTTPAFLKAVSPKYAVISVGRNNKYGHPHFETLAKLSEAGVQVFRTDLQGTIVATSDGKTVTFNKKASPLKERAPDNSHAADSSAPVTSPVSVSSSGGVKIAGIDLKGEVVTIKNTGGAAVDISGWKLVSEKGNQTFTFPSRTVIPAGGILKVVSGPNAQAGPSTLVWTKSYIWNNKGDPGALYDAQGKLVSRYE
- a CDS encoding lamin tail domain-containing protein, yielding MIRRIGKKLKEDSGFTLVEMMVVVVILGTLAAVAIPSFTGKADKAKLNAAKADLKTIGTAIELYYVNYNAYPETLNALVGDYISKMPYDPWNNTQYNYDKDNDKGYYYVWVKPPKGDALYYPDNPTYAAGTGGVEIADIDLKGEVVTIKNTGGAAVDISGWKLVSEKGNQTFTFPSGTVIPAGEILKIVSGPNAQAGPSTLVWTKRYIWNNKGDPGALYDAQGKLVSRYE
- a CDS encoding DUF3006 domain-containing protein: MLKIDRFEGDMAVIEYNGKTFDLPRSLLPKEAKEGDVLKLSIEVDKEETEKRRKKIEKLMDDLFE
- a CDS encoding FIST signal transduction protein → MRVGIGYNQKCDSVLAGRLAAEQAVGQSGEPAITFLFTTENYAQELVLQAVKEVIGKSKLVGLCTPGIITRDGVLEKGVGVCTISDSEMQVATCLQENVNLSSWESGEEAGRKLRASGIDSGTVFVFPDGFATNISDLIKGMYNALGPNFTYIGGGTGDNLKFFKTYQFTEQGVSSNALAAALVKGISFQIGIGHGWKPVGQPMVITKASGKKVYEIDGRPAFEVYSECLGGIDKESFPSYGMKYPLGIPAVGGYFLIRDPLKVEEDNSIVFVTEVPQNTVVTLMEGTVENLITTAGEVASIAVSGLASPEIIFLFDCVSRYLLMGKEFEQELKEVMNVVGPEVPMIGMLSFGEVGTFSGIPFFHNKTIIVAVGR